From the Hevea brasiliensis isolate MT/VB/25A 57/8 chromosome 13, ASM3005281v1, whole genome shotgun sequence genome, the window GTTCGCCGGAGCAAAGAAAAAAGGTTGAGGGAAGGACGGCGTCCGGAATGGGCTGTTATGCCAGTTTCAAAACATTTTCTCCTTTTTTATGATATAATaacaatattattatttaattttaaatatctcAACTAattctaaataaaataatataacaaaatttatctaatatttattatacaattaataaaattaaattaaacctaaaaatatcttttattaatttaaaattttaatattctttaatatttattgtcaaattaataatactaacaataattcaatttattacttgaaaaatcacacataaattcaagaattaaaaaaataaatttaaagaatttaaaataaatctcaaaatatagtaaaaatattaaaataactaaattaataaactatatatttctaaaatttatgagatattaaattatgtcattaaaatttattaatttttatctgaaaatatgaaaaataagagagaaaagagaaatgatttttttatttgtttgtaACAAGTTTATTTACTTTCAAGTGAGGAAGGTATTAAAGTTGAGTGACAACACTGGAAAAAAATATCTAAAAATAAGTGATTAATAGATTAACTAAGTATTtatttaacattaaaattaaaggctaaaattatttaaatatatatatatatatattattttaaatattactaaaaatataatttaaaaaaattattttattattttaatatttttacttctaaaacttataaaattaattttaaatttttttaatactctttcattaatatatttaaaagcaAGGTCAAACAGCTTATGTTAATATGAAAACTTTTAacattaagttgattttaataatatttaaattgaaattaatggAGTTTTAAAAAAGCAAAACACATATATTTAATCCCAAACTTTCTTTTACGTTAACATTAAGTTCATATACATTACGTTTTACATTTTATACCCTTAAACTTTTGAATTTATTGACACTGTGCCTTTTTTTAACTAAGAGTaaacaaaaatccatttcaacaaaTGATAAACCATTTTCTCTCTTAAATAAATACACAAGTGGCAAAAAAAagtcaaaaaggaaaaaaaattagctAAAAAACTATTTCTTCTTTCTGCAAAATTAGTCTTCTCTTAATAAACCTTTACCCATTTGAAGAAACCAATAAGTAATTGGTGGTATCACAAATTAAAGCTCAATGAAAGTGCACAGATAGAGGAAGGTGTTGTCATTGGATATCTGGTTGAGTTGAGATATTTTTGCAGGAGACTTGCTAAGCTAATGACATCATGGTCAAATAGAAACCCAATTAAAAGGTTATGGGGTTGTTCATTCTTGGTACACTAAATCCTTATGTATTAACCTAAAGTTGAAGTATAGTAATTGATTTTTGCAAGTGATTTGGGTAATTATTTTGGGAAATTGATTTAGTTACTTATTTCGGATTTCACTATAGTGATCTCTTCAGGTGGCAAGATGAAACATTCAATAATTATCTTGCAATGATTATTAATAATTAAGATGAAAAGGGATGTTACAGAGTTGAAGCATGAGCTAGAACAAATTAGTGATAATGGAGGATAAAGTAATGAAGTAACAAGTGTTGCCCTTGAtgagattgagttcttgaaggagttgaaggcaaATGAATAAGAGTGCAAATCAtggaagagagaaagtgaaggCAAGTCATGGTCTACCATTATAATAAAGAAACACACTTGACAAAAGCCAAGAAGCTGCTGCAAGAAGCCTCACGACCGAATTTTGTATGTCTTCTAACAATTGTTGACAGTACCAACTAAAGTTTTGGAGAAAATGATACTATTGCTCGATTGGCAAATTTCAAGTGAAATCGATATCTAATTTTTTTACAAATCTGGGTTTTCCTTATTTAGTTAGGGGAGAAAATCATCATAGAGAGATGttgaattataatatatatatttttaaaaaatttctatGTATGTTTTTTAGATTTAGAGTAGGGTTGGCCACGGTTTGATTTCGAACCAGAACCGACTCAGTCAAAACAATACCCAAATCAGTCAAAATTGTAATCAACTTCAAACCAAATCGAAACTGTCTTTCTGTGGTTTGATTCAGGTTTATATTTTTTAGGAATCATAAGCCGACGATTTCAAACTAGATCAAATCAACAGTTTAGATACCAAAAAACGCAATAAATAGCTCACATCActcctaatttatttatataaatctcaaattctcaacacaattattctctacactctcttGATTTCTCttaaattctctaaataattattttctacattctttttaatttttaatactctcttaatttctttactttattattttatacacttactaaaattttcaatactatctcaattactctaTTATTATTCTATATCCCCAATAAAATTTCCTCTACTctctattttaaatttttttcttttttattttttgtaattatCAAATTTTATCATACCATTTTTAGAAAAAGAGCAAACAATATAATTGAAAAATTGGCCTCTTCTAAATTCTAAAAAGATAAATACGTAAAATTAAGTTTAtgcactttttttattttttttaaaaaaatttaatttcatctctaattttttaatcaaGTCAAAGTCTTTTCTTATTAAAGTTTTTTTAAAGAGAAATTGATTTTATgctcttttttcttattttattttgattaaaagatttctaagaaaaattaaaatatttttataaatataacttaattttaaattaataaaattttcctttatgttttttttttggtCTAAACTACATTTAAATCACTTCTAAATTTCCCTCCAAACCGTCTTGAACTGTCCTATTTTCAAACCTCCCTTTAAACTGTCTTAAACCAAGATTTGAATCAGAATCGACGATTCAAGACCCTTTTTTTAAATCATCTTATTAAGATTTGGATCagattcataattttattaaacttaaatcgacattttaaaaataataatcgaCGATTTTTTAATCGTAACCGCTTATAGtttagagttttataattttttattttttatattctaCAAGTGAATAGTATCTCTTTTAATTAAACTACTTTTCCATTTGAACTTATTGCACACCGTGAATGAACAATTCACAAAGTAATAAAAAAAGTTGTAATATCAATAAATTTAAAAGGTTAAGagtttaaaatataaaatgcaaaaacatagagATTTAATGTTAACACGAAGCAAAAGTTGGCGTTAAATATGCGTTACtccttattaaaaataaattaaaattaaataatgaaaaaacaTGCAGACTGTCAGTGAAATTACCCATAATTTCATAGATTTTTAACTTTGGAAATTTTGTAAAGGCAAATTAACCTTCTTACGAATAAAAAACCTGctaaaaagaaaagaataaatCGAGTTGGTACCGACCATAGTGAGAATCGATTAGAGAAAAGGGAAAATTTCCCGGTGATTACCAGAGACTGTCCTCTCAGTTCAAACATCAATGTCACTCTTAAATCAACTTTTCAACAGAGGCGTTTTTGGTGCTAAATGGTTTATTCATCTGTCTCTCTTTCTCTGCTCTTTTCTATTTTGCTTACAGTTTTATTTCTTCACTTATGCTGTTGATGATAATTATTTGATTCGAGTCTTAATTTCTTTCTTTCACTTTCGAAATTACGATTAGTCAACCTATGCTGCGCAATGTAACAATCAATTTTTGTGAATTTGTGGGTTTAGTGTTGTATGGGAATTCTCTTTTTTATGCGATGATGCCCATATATAGATTTTGTTTTATGGTTTCCTCTCAACTCAAATTTTAATAGCAGAATTATTTTTCGTTCACTTTTTCTGTGTAATTGTGGTTGCTCTAGTCAAATTATCTTTGTTTTCGAGCTTTGAAATTGATTAACTGCATTATGGGTTCTTCTATTTCTCCTGAAATCTGATAAACGGATTTTGCAGCAAAACATGCTTGACCTTGGCAATCTCACGCATCAAATTGCTGCAAAATAAAAGAGATTTGCAGCTCAAACAGATGCGCAAGGAAATTGCGCAATTTTTGCAGGCTGGCCAAGAAGCAATAGCTCGAATTCGGGTATAATTTCAGTTTTGATAATAACTATTGAACTGTTTaatcaggattttttttttttcaaatgctgGTCGCTTTCTCAGTTGGATTCCCTACCGCCCCTCTTTTGtgtacttttcttttctttattaggTGGAGCATGTGATTAGAGAACAAAACATATGGGCTGCTTATGAGATATTGGAGCTGTTCTGTGAGTTTGTTCTTGCACGTGTTCCAATTCTTGATAGTCAGAAGTAAGTATATGAACCACAATGATTTATTTCTTTGTTGAAGATAACTTTTGATACACTATTGTCTTTCTTGACAACAGAAGCAGTGTAGAATTTGTGCATCACAGTTGTTCTATACAGATTTGGAgtttaaacttatgtttttcaataATTTCCATGAGAAATGACCTAAAGGCATTTTGGTCTTACATTATTGCCAACGCTGATGATACCTGTTGTTTTATTAGAACTCTAATATGTAAAATTCTCCCCAATGCTTTTAAGAAAATGTTTTTCCACATATTGGTGAAAGCATTAATGAGTTTTAATGCAACAACAATGATGAATTTAGTGAACTGGTCATATGAACATTCCCCAAACCCTTTTCTTCTCCCTCTGCTTCAGAGAACCAAGTGAATACAGATGAACTGGTGAGGCCTAGAAAGTTTATTTGTCTGATCATATACAATCCTATGTAATGATTGCATTTAAATAACAATTTCGATGAAGCTGTCACCTATGAAGCCTCCATGCGTTGAACAAAATTTGTGGCTGTAACTGGAAGTTGCATCAAGTTGCTTGCCTAGAATTGCCTTGCTGATGCCTACCATATGTTACATATAGGATCCAAATTAGTTGCATACcctttttaattaattcattaaaggACAATCTTTTGGACTTCTTATAATGTACTGATTTAGCTAGATGCAATGCGAGATATGTTGTGCTTATAGCAGGGTGTAGTCTTCCAATGCTTCTTTTGTCTGCATTGGTTGAGGTTGAATATTTATGATTTTAAGTAACTAAAATATCTTATTCCTTGAAATATTGGTTTGTGCACAGGAGATTGATAGACTATGTTTCATTAATCAGAGTATTTGTTTTGCTTTTTGGATAAGTACCTGGTTACTGTCACTTCAGTACAAAATGACTTTAAGTAAGTGAACTAAGTCCAAGATATTTCTGGATCTTCCAATTAGAGATAGAAGAGAGTTCTCCCTTCATATTTGGGAGTTAAAACTCTACCACAAATTAAGCATTTAGCTTTATTCCTTAGTTTAGAAAAgactaaaaaaaatataatcttTCATCACTTTTTTTTTTGCGATTCAGTTTTTATTTTATGGTTGTTTCCAGTTggtttgtaactttgtgtttttggttgttgatatattggttttaataaaaaaaattaaagcatgACTACTTATCTGATTTCTAAAATACATAGTTGTTCACTTATGTGTGTGTCTATAGATGTGCATACATGTGTGAAATATTGTTTTGGTTGTTGATTTTCAAATGTAGTCTAAACAAACTtgtacctctctctctctctctttctctctctctctctctctctcccctccccactatttttatttttatcttttgggGTTGAGGGTAGGGAGAGGGAGGAATGAGAGTAGTTCAAATCGTTGACTGCCTGCCAATATTATTGGCTTTGAGGAACTTCCTCTTTTTGTATATGATCTTATTACAAGATGTAATAAGCTAGTTTTAATGCCTAAACTTTAATTTGTATCAtgttatgatttatgaaaattttgattagGAGCTTAAATAGGCCGTGACAGTTGAGTCTTAAATTTGTGCTTCTATCTGGGTTAGAAAGTTTTGATTTTTGTATTTATCCTTGGTTATAGGAGCAagggtattttattttattttattttatcttttttctGTGATGGGCTAACCTGTAGTGCTTTGAGTCTTATTTGAGTATTATTTTTAGTGGCTTTTTTTTTTAGTTCTAAAAGTTGTTTGGCATCTTATCTTTTTAGTTTCCTCCTTGGAGTCTAAATTCTTGTAATATACTAGCAaacttaaatatatttatttatttattatatattgttgtATATATTGATATAGTCTCTTTAATTAAGTAGGAATaattatttttggaacttctttcTTGTAATTGGGCTCTCTTTGGAGATTGTATGGTGCAATTCTAATCCCACATGTAATAACTAACACTAGCAGGATCATAGGTATAATTTGGATGGGGTTCTGAAGGTGCAATAAAAAATTTCcttcttttctttaaattttcaaaCAACCAAGTTTTCTATTTGGGTTTCAAATTCATTATTAATTTCTACAATTTTTCTATTGAATATCCTTACAGATTCCACTATCAATTAGCATCCAGAGAACTCTATATTCCCAAAATATTATTCATGGTACCAACCTGAATTATACATTTACAGACACTAGTGCCCTGCATAATGTCCTTCACTTTTAGTGCTCAAATAACTTTAAATGCTAATCCTAATCCTTAATTTTGGTGGCTTTCCTACATCAAAATTCTTgttttgttatatttttaagttgttagccTCTTGCACTGAGTTTCATAATTGTTGAGATGAAGTGGACACTAGCATCCAGTGCATGAGCAAGTGGAAATGTTCTTTCATATATTACCTTAAATTTCTAATTGCAAATGATTCAGATTGGTGCATCTGGTATATGTTGGGCTTACAGTTTTTTTTGACAGCAGGCTATGTGGATTGTGGTGCCTATGTTGCTAGAGTTTGGGGCTTTAATTCATGTGTCATAATTTGTTATATGGTTAGGAATAAGGTTTATTTAAGGAATATTTCCCTCTATTTTTTTTTGTTCCATTAATGCCATGTGTTATAATGGCTTCCTGAAGTTAATAAAAAGCTAGATGGTTGCATCATTCCTGCTTAAGAATAAGATGCTTAATTACTGTTTTTAATATCTCAGAGGAGGTTCTTTTGCAATGTCCCTCATGCAATGTCGGGTGACTTTGGCAAGAACAATATATTTTAGATGGGAGACATTCTTGATGTTATTCAACTCTACACGCCACAACTTTCTAAACCATCCTTTTTATGTAATAGGGAATGTCCAGCTGAATTGCAAGAGGCTATTGCGAGCATAATTTTTTCTGCTCCAAGATGTTCAGAAGTGCCAGATTTATTGCAGATCAAGAATTTGTTTTCTGCAAAATATGGGAAGGAATTTGTCATGGCTGCTTCTGAGCTCCGTCCTGACTCTAGTGTCAACCGTGCAGTTAATTGGCTTTACCTTGTTTTGTTTTCTGCGTGTGATATTTATACTGAAGCTGCCATAGAAACTATAATGTATGGGTGTATCTTATCTATTCTTTTATTTCTGTTTGTGCAGATCATTGAAAAGCTTTCAGTTAGTGCTCCATCAGCAGAGATAAGGCTTAAGGTTTTGAAGGAAATTGCGCAAGAATATAACTTGGAGTGGGATTCTTCCAACACAGAAGCTGAGCTTGGTAAAAAGCATGCAGATCTGCTGGTACATTGGCAATTTAGTTtatactttttttctttttttgagtTATGCTTAGCACACTGTTCACTTCAGATTTTTTTTTGGGGTTCATTTTTCATAATGGATACTCTTAATGATAGGGAAATCAGCAATCAACAGCATGATTATCTTCTTTATCATAATGTTgaattgaaatctaaaaattcatTAGAAATTTCATTCGTATTGGTAGTTTGACGTAGGTGATTACATTGAATTTCTGGTTTTCTAAAGATGAAgcatttttctttttatcctgGCTAACTGGCTTTTTTAAAGCTATCTTTCATACTAAATACTTATGCCTATCCCACCTGTCTATATTGCTGCTTTACATTTCTCAAATACTGCAGAAATGTGGGTCTCATAGGATATATTGTGTATTCAACTTAACAACTAACAAGGTTCTAAGTCTCACTAATTTGGACAGAATTTGAATCTTTCTTTcgttctttcttctttttcttctttttgcaATTAGCCTGTTGACTTGGGATGGTGTGCCACGTGCAATGGCAAAATTGCTTAACTGTGACTTAAGAGGTCACAAATTCAAGTCACAGAAGTACCCTGGAAAGGGATATCTGTGAGAAATCTTGCATCTTGGGACAGTATTTTGTGCCTATTGACTTGGGATGTTGTATGTGATACTTGTTGCAACTGGCAGATATCAGTctgttattgttattattattaagcCGTGTGAAGTTTTTTAATAGTTTCCACTATACAAAATTATGTGAAATGTTATATGGTAGATTCAGAAATATTAGTATTCAGTACATTATGAGGCCCCACTTAGAAAGAATTACAAACTGGCAATTATGAAAAGAATATTATTATTGTATATATAGATTATAGACCAAATGGATTCAACATACCTTTCTTGGCTGATATGATGCTCATTCAAGATTGTGGAATAAGCACGCTAGCTAAATCACATCTTTGAGCTTGGTGAATTTGTAGACATTAGTGACACTTTTAGTTGGATTTTATTGTTGTCTATTCTGTGATAAAGATTTGAATTATGCCTTTTTATGCTATCTAGGCTGGATCAAAGCAAATCGTAGCTGAAGCTGCACTTTCTCAATCTCCCATGAAACTGAGTTCTCCTAAACCTTCATCTTCCCATGGGGCAAGCCCTATTGCGAATACAGATAGCAAGCAAGGATCTCTTTATCTTCAGCCTCCTAGCCCCATGAGTAACATGCTGGTGGTGGATGCTaatgaaattgaaccaacattcaGAAACCATTCTGCAGTCTCGGTTACTGATGCTAAAAGACAGACAACATCACCGTCTTCGGATGTCTTGGAGAGAGCTCGAGCAGCCATTGCCTCAGCAGAGCGAGCAACTGCAGCTGCACGTGCTGCTGCCAAACTAGTAAATGTTGAATTTGGTTCATTGAAGCTAGAAGGGAAGTCATCATAATGCTTGGATGATCTTCAACCACGGTTCTTGTGATTGTAGTCTGATGCTACTCAAGATCACAGAGAGGCAAGCAGAATTGAAACCAAAGGAACGATTATGTACATTACATGAAAAATTGTGGGGTGAAAATTGTAAATGCATCAAGAAGAATAACCCTGCGTTGTATCTATTCTGGTTTTGACTGCAATTATTTTCTTATGGTTAAGAATTGAAAATATCAGTTCTCTGCAATAAATTCGAGTTTTCTTCCTTGAAACTTTTATTTGGAATGAGTATATATTAACCTGAGACTAGTGATGGTTGCAGCCAGTAGATTGTAATTAGATATATTTTTTTCGTTTTCACGCTGGGACAGAAATGAAAGAAATGGTTGATAATTACTGGAAAATCTTCTTAGATGTTCTTTTAACTGCACCAGAACCAACATCTTTTTTGGTTCAGATTACTCAAGTCATTTCCTTAACTAAATAAACAATGTAATTAATCATTAGCAATTTGACAAGCAATCTTTTAATTAAAATCCCATAAATTAGGTttcattagagaaaaaaaaaataaagaagaagaaagaaagagcatgaatgattgaatgtgaataaaaGATGGATGTGTATACCATTCGTTCAAAACTATGATACCATTCGCTAATATGATTGACCTCGTTTCTCTAGGAAATAATGCAATATATAGGAAAtaatgcaatatatatatatatatatatatatatatatatatatatagattttgatggctatttaaaaaaaaaagtgtcaGGTCACGTGCTCGTGCGGTGACGAAAACGTTTTTGTTGATATTTCTAAGGAACCCGACCTAGAAGCAGTCTAGAAAGCAGAGAGGCTTAACCCTAGCCGGGTCATATCATTTCTTAGTAAAAAGCACGAGCACATACATTACATGCACAAGTGTTTAGATACTTAGCACAGGCAAAGAATAGAGGAAGAGACAAATTTGCATTACTACAGAGATTAGAGATTAGAGAGAGAAATCAATCAGAGTCTTTAACAAAAGCATATATATGAATATGATATACCTCTCTCATGCAACTCCAACCCACATCTGTTTCAAAAAGACACAACACCTATGCATCAAACTCCCATAAAAAAACAAATCTGAAACAAACCAAGAATCGTACACTAATATTCGCAGAGCAGAGGGTGATAAAGATGTATGTAGAGTTAGCAGGATGAGGAGATATTAATATGGACGTCACAATAAATAAAGAAGACCAATAAAGGAAAACCTGCATGCGTGGACGATGGTATTCCTCCCACAAGAGGGCATCATTTGAGATCTGCACTTAGAACCCGCTTTGATTTTCTACAAGTGATGGGTCGTTTTCCATTGTCTTGAATTTCGTTTTGGCATGGAGATGTTTCCATTGGTTGCTTCAACAGATGTTATACATGCCATGTATTGCTATCCATCTCCTCGATCTGTCAACTATATTGTCCTAAAAGTTccatttaaaagttttttttttttgactaaGACATCCATATTAAagcttattaataataaaatgataattttaatcattataaataataaataactattaaattattaaaaataaggattaaaataattatgatatttataattttaagcaAGAAAATTTTGCATATTAaagtatataaataaaattaaatattattttaattatcaactctaatttgttatatttttttaaagaaataatataAGATATATGaagatatattaaaataaattataatattttaccaAATAATTAATCATTGGTAAattatttgaagaagagaaaaggaGGTAAGTGGCAATTGACCAAAGTGgccaaaaccaaaaataaaaCAGAGATGTTGAATTATTTGAAAAGGGGTGGATGCTTCAAAGCCCAGCCAATTTCCGACGAGAATTCCACCCATACCAGGAAATTTTTCAGAGTAGTAGCAGCAGAAAACCCTCCTAAATTCCCATGTAGCTTCAATTAGAGTTGATTGTTGTCCCTTTCAACCATAGCACGAATTTAAAATAGGAAAGGAAAAAGCCCAACGACTGTTCCCTTGATACTAACGGCTCGTTCGAATTATGGTTTCGAGTGATTTCATAACGTATGATATGCTTTCAATGTTTG encodes:
- the LOC110672139 gene encoding uncharacterized protein LOC110672139 isoform X1; translated protein: MSLLNQLFNRGVFGAKCKTCLTLAISRIKLLQNKRDLQLKQMRKEIAQFLQAGQEAIARIRVEHVIREQNIWAAYEILELFCEFVLARVPILDSQKECPAELQEAIASIIFSAPRCSEVPDLLQIKNLFSAKYGKEFVMAASELRPDSSVNRAIIEKLSVSAPSAEIRLKVLKEIAQEYNLEWDSSNTEAELGKKHADLLAGSKQIVAEAALSQSPMKLSSPKPSSSHGASPIANTDSKQGSLYLQPPSPMSNMLVVDANEIEPTFRNHSAVSVTDAKRQTTSPSSDVLERARAAIASAERATAAARAAAKLVNVEFGSLKLEGKSS
- the LOC110672139 gene encoding uncharacterized protein LOC110672139 isoform X2, which codes for MRKEIAQFLQAGQEAIARIRVEHVIREQNIWAAYEILELFCEFVLARVPILDSQKECPAELQEAIASIIFSAPRCSEVPDLLQIKNLFSAKYGKEFVMAASELRPDSSVNRAIIEKLSVSAPSAEIRLKVLKEIAQEYNLEWDSSNTEAELGKKHADLLAGSKQIVAEAALSQSPMKLSSPKPSSSHGASPIANTDSKQGSLYLQPPSPMSNMLVVDANEIEPTFRNHSAVSVTDAKRQTTSPSSDVLERARAAIASAERATAAARAAAKLVNVEFGSLKLEGKSS